Sequence from the Ooceraea biroi isolate clonal line C1 chromosome 2, Obir_v5.4, whole genome shotgun sequence genome:
aaaaattttatcattagcACTCCCAATAGcgaaattgtataaaatgttGATAGCGTTCGTTTGTCCACGATTTGTTCACATTTGTCCAACAAAAAATGTCGTTTGTCTACCTCCCAAAACAGAGTTAtgacaaaaacattttttgaaaacattttatcaCTAGCACCCCACATGTAAAGATTTCTTTACGTTCAAAGCACCAAACGATTGTTCATGATTAGTCTATGTTTGTCTACTAACAAGTTGCGTTCGTCCACCTTCCAAAACAAGTTACaacaaaaaagtttgaaaaaattatattagcaGCACTCCCATAAAAAGATTTCTGTGTTTTCCAGGCATTTCTAACAGCATTTTCTGCAAGTTGAGCACTGCAATCGTTTGTCCACACGTTGTTTTCGTTTGTCCATGGATAACTTTCGTTTGTCCACCCacggaaatataattatgaagaattaaaacgaagtaattaacaatatccGCTCTGTGGGTATCTAACAGCATTTTCTGCAAGTTGAGCACTGCAATCGTTTGTCCGCACGTGGACAAACGAAAACAAGGTGTGGACAAACGATTGCAGTGCTCAACTTGCAGAAAATGCTGTTAAATGCCCACAGAGCggatattgttaattacttcTGTTTACttgtttataactatatttccgTGGGTGAACAAACGAAAGTTATGCATGGACAAACGAAAACAACGTGTGGACAAACGATTGCAGTGCTCAACTTGCAGAAAATGCTGTTAGAAATGCttggaaaacaaagaaatctttttatgGGAGTGCtgctaatataatttttttcaaacgtttttgttgtaacttttttttggaaGATGGACAAACGCAACTTGTTAGTGGACAAACATAGACTAATCATGAACAATCGTTTGGTACTTTGAacgtaaagaaaaataaaaatggggGGTGATAGTgataacattttttcaaaaaatgtttttgtcaTAACTCTGTTTTGGGAGGTGGACaaacgaaattttttgttGGACAAATGTGGACAAACGAACGCtatcaacattttataaaaattcgcaaTTGGGGGTGCTAGtgataaaatgttttcaaaaaattgtttttgtcATAACTGTGTTTTGGGAGGTAGACaaacgaaattttttgttGAACAAATGTGGACAAATCGTGGACAAACGAACgctatcaaaattttataaaaattcgcaattgggggtgctaacttcacagaGCTGACCGAGGTGGGGTGTCGCTAGCTGCCGGTTCGGGGGAGGTTGCTGTTCGGTCAGTGAATAGTGCCCTTTGCTCGGTCGATACTATTTCTGCCGGGGAACTACTCCGTCCGCGATTTATATAGGCCACTTAAAACGAGAAAACGGAATAAACTTTGTTCGGtaatatgaaaagaaataaaagccACGAAACGGTTGAAgggaagaaaaataagattatCATGCGAATTTTGGCTTACTTTCTTCGGTGCTGCTCTTCGGATGGAGTACTTCGATGGTTTGGATGAGGAAGCCAACCGGACCAGAGAGTCTTGGCGTGGAGACTATCACTGACTCTACTTTTTAAACGCGACGTCCCGATCACGGGAACGAAACAATGCTCAAACGTAATGCTGAATGTTCAAAGACCAAAAGACGCGCTCTGGCCAAattgttccctttatataCGGCTAAAAGAGCTTAGGTGGGGGTTATTCTGTTCtgagaaaagaaggaaataagaaaaatgtgtttCTAATGAAGCAGCGTTTGTTGCTTCTGAAATTACCGTGGTATCTGATggatttatgattttgtttTCAAGAATTAAAGTGCGGCACTTGTGATGACCCCTACTTCGACCCTACATATAACAATCCACGTTTACGTTTCCTTTAGTctaaatctatttatatcgcgTATCTGGTTCGCGGCTGCCCATGTACGGCAGAATTTCTCAGTATTTAGATTCGGTGAATTACTTTATTGCCGTCAGCGGATAACGACTCCCAAATGCCGCTCCGCTTTTCCAGATCTGGAGCGGGCTTCCCTAAGTGATTTTAGCCATTAACTCCGAATATATTTAGCCTATCGAGTGTTTCGACTGAGCGCAGGCGAGGATTGAAAAGTTTGTGAGTTGTATATCTGTTTGAGACTCGACcaatgatttaataaattcaatttagtTCGAGTTATAGTTCGGATACAGATTTCGCTTGATCGAAATTCGTGAGAGCGAGCCTCGGATAACATGTTTGTCATAGAATCgcggataaatattttcatcgtCTTTCGTCGAGATCAGTTAGAAACGGTTCCATCATTCCATATATGGACATTTCGCCGATCGAGAGCCATTTGAAAGGCTTTGTTCAGTCCGTTCCGGAGACAAATAGCCGCTGTGTTGATCACTTATTTCGAGAATACGACCAGAATCTGATCAGTCGTCAAATAGTCAAGTCGACTCGTTCCGGTATATTCAGTTGTTCAATTCGACGCTCGTTCTCGCATTCGGTCGACCGCTAGTCCGTTGAGCTGTTTCCACGTTCGAGTTCTCAACTCGCTGGTAATTTCGGGTTGCGTGAACTTCGATTCCGGCCTCGTACATCTCATTTTTGTtgttaattctttttattgtgcGTAACGAACGGTCCGAGAGCTATTAACAGCATTATACGCGTCAAGATCTCCGCCTGATGCTTTTCAGAGACTCTTCGCGGCAAGATTTCCGCCTGACATAGGTCAGAGGCTTTCCACGGCAACATCATCACCGGACAAGTGCAGCGAGACGCACGAGTTAGAAGACCACGACGCCGCGTAAATATTGTCATCGCGTCAGCTCTCGGCCGTGACCCAATTTCTTCGGTGAAATACACGTGATTTCGAAGAAACTGATTGATTCCTGGCTTTCGCTGTCCTCTTCTCCCTGTTCACTCCCGCTCGAGGTTACACAGAACCTCGAGTGCACGGAATTTCGCGCTCAGCGCGGAGCGATCTACACACGGGCTATTCGCTGAATAGTTCACAACTTAAAccgtacaatattattttgtgaCATTTTGCTAAGACCACTTGCCCCTTCTTTCGTCCGGTCGTACTTTTCGTTGGTGGGGATTGATTCTTAATTGTtacttttctctatttctaaatttaatatttcctgtggaagcgaggaaccgtggagtctcctggacgtaacaaGCCAATTAAGTATTTTTGTCCGAATTGTCCATGATAATTTCTCATGTACCGAAGAATTGTTAGATTTTATTCCCATGCATAATACAACGACAGGTGCCGATATTTTTAAAGCCGTAGAAGAACCTCTTAAAAACTATAATACCGATTTCTCCAAATGTTCGGCTATAGTGACTGACGGTGCAAAAGCAATGACAGGTACAAAACCTGGATTGTTCGGTCAATTAAAGCAGCAGAATATCGAAATTCCTTTTATTCATTGCATCATTCATCAAGAGGCGTTATATGGAAAAGCTATTAAACTAAGCGATACAATGCAAGCAGTTACAAAAATTACGAATTTTATTAAGGGCGGTAAcaaatttcttcttcatcgaAAATTTCAACAGTTTCTCAGAGAACATAACGCAGCTTATACTGATGTGCCCCTACATTACGCAGTTCGTTGGCTTAGTGCAGGAAAATGTCTGGACAAATTTTTtgcaataagaaaagaaattttccttttcttgcaagaaCCATCAGTTCCAAAACATGATGAATTTAAAGATTTCTTAGAGAATTTTGAGTCGTTTTCCGAGATAGATCACAGACATAACAAATCAtcttaatacattaaatttaaaactgcAAAAAGCCAAGCAAAGTATTTCCGAATTGGTGAGTGGTCATATTGATTATTTCCATAGaaagttaatattaatgaaaaatcatatggaacaaaatattttacattttttcccGTCTTGTCAGATTCTCAGTGAAGAACATGACAAACATGGATTTTAAAAAACACATGTATATTATCgaatcaataataaatcaattcgAAACGCGTTTTAGTAACATATCGATACTTAGAACCGACTTAATCCTTTTCGAGAATCCTCTCACCGTTAAAATTGAAGAGCAGAATCTACAATTTCAGGAGGAACTTTGCAAACAGATATTTCTCTTAAATCGCgaacagagaaagaaatagaattcttcaaaattttaGAGAAATCGTCTTATcccaatttaataaatttcagtcTTCGTATTTTCTCAATGTTTGGTTCTACTTATTTATGTGAATGTTCCTTttctaaaatgaaatatataaaaacggatAAACGTTCTACATTAAACGACAAGTCTTTATCTTCATTGATGCAAACAAACATCTCAAACATCAATGTTGACATACCGACACTTGTAGAGTCACATAAACGATTCAGAAGATCTGATCCATAATCTTTTAATAGTATGTATTtccaattacaaaaataaagttgAATGTCGTTCTTCTTCAATGGAATAAGCCTATTGGGGataccacttaaaaaaaacacGTCGGCAATAGTATCTCATGGGTGACGTGGAAAGCTATTGTCgcgttgtataatataaatatattgatagcatatataaaaataaaaacataaaacatatttcgATAAGAATAGATTAGTAATTAGGAAGCACGCCCAGCGCAAGCACCAGCCAACATGTGACAGTCCTGCGTCTGAGCGCCGCGACCGTCACTTGGAGGATTCGTCGGTGGGGcagagaggcaaggggaaaaAGTAGGCGTAGCTTTTGAAAATCGCCTCGAAAGTGAAAGTAATTCCGACCACTGTCCtaaaacattattacatttactGTTTTCTTTGCTACCAACATGTGCTACAACATTTAGTTTGTATGTTACCGTGTACGATTTTGTCAAATTATTGgtccttttatatattttacaattctaTAATGTATACAATCATAGTTTTCGTTAATTATAATGTtgcgtccagagctccgtgagttCGAGGAAGGGAgcaaccagacgcctctcgaggtACGTAAACACACAGCCGCAGTATCTCGTGTCTCGAGACGACCGATACGCTTCGAATTTTTGGGTCAATGACCTCAGTCGATCTACCCTAATAGTTCGAAACAGTCAACTCGATGGTCCTTTTTtggtaagggaaatgaatccctcttacacaaggataggacccGTACGATCTGTCAAGGATGAGGGTGAAATGAGGGTAATTAActgaatgaaatttttgttagcTTTTGCTAATTAAAAACAACAATATATTTGTCGAAATAGCATCAGAAGTACATATgttttacaattacaaatgATTATAATCTAAAAAAAATGAGTTGTGGGTttgaacataattataattttgaaaaataaatttcggaTTTGAACATACCTACGACTCTTACGATTACTAATAAagaattacaatttaaattgaaatgatAGAAAAGAAACATACTCAGACAATcgttatcatttttaaattaattataattttgaatattattaaaaattaaacataattcgatattaatgtaattaatttaataattctatattataacataataattacgtGAAAAAGGAAATGGTGAGTTTCGACTTAACTAATTATACGCATATTTGcacgcaaataataataatactattgaCTATATGCTGtacatttcaaaattaacCTCTGATAAAAATTCTTGAATATAAGACGCGGGGATCAGGACAGGGTGGACGCGGTTATGTGTGATAAAGGGGATAAAGGTATCAGGGCCAGCGTAACTGAGCGCTTCCCTGAGAGCCGATATATCGATTAATCCAGGGCCGCAAATAACAGTGTGTGGAGGAAGGGGATGAGTGAAGGTGGGGAAAAGATCCAGGAAATAATCAAGAACCAAGTTGAAGGCTCTCTGGGAAAATTCTCTGAGTGCTGAAATTGAGGGGATTGACATCCCTCCAAACTCAGGGTTTTCATGAactgggggggggggaggggagtGAAGGAATGTTCCTTGGTTGATTTCAGGAGCGGGGGTAGGGAGGACCGAATTCAGGAATTGTCCAAGCTGTTCAGAAGGGATGGGTGAGTACCACCGCGGGAATAACTCAGGTAGGGAAAAAGGGGAGACACTAGGGGAGGAAGGTGGATTAGCAGTCGTTGAGGTAGGAGAtggtataataattgtaagtgGTGATAATCGCTCGATTCTATCGCTAAATGTACCAAGTTGCTCGGTTGTTTCCGGTGCGGGGAGGGGTGCAGCTTGGTCACACGATA
This genomic interval carries:
- the LOC105284599 gene encoding protein FAM200A, whose protein sequence is MHNTTTGADIFKAVEEPLKNYNTDFSKCSAIVTDGAKAMTGTKPGLFGQLKQQNIEIPFIHCIIHQEALYGKAIKLSDTMQAVTKITNFIKGGNKFLLHRKFQQFLREHNAAYTDVPLHYAVRWLSAGKCLDKFFAIRKEIFLFLQEPSVPKHDEFKDFLENFESFSEIDHRHNKSS